DNA from bacterium:
CCAGAACCCCCTCGATCCCGTCGACAAGAGCGACAAGATCCAGGGACTGACCTGGGTCGAGATCAACAGCGCCAGCCTGGAGCAGTGGGACTCGGACCCCGGGCTCGACGGCATGGTCGTCAGCATCTCGTACAAGAACGAGTTCGGCGACGAGCTGTCGTTCCACGACAAGCCGCACGAGGTCATCATCGAGTTCTGGACCCAGAAGGACATCGGCACCGGCGGCATCAGCCACCTCACGCGGGACAAGCTCTTCTTCTCGAAGAGTATCAACTTCGAGAACTCGGACGACGACATCCGCATCCCGTACGAGGCGTATCTCGGCGCGGCCCAGGGCGTCTTCGACTTCAGCGATCCGGCCGCCGACTTCAGCGGCATGCTGGTCGTGCGCGTCTTCCCGCCTCTGGAAAGCCCCCGTCCCGAGCTGATCGTCGCCGAATCGGACGTGGTCTTCTTCGAGCGGCCCGTCGGCGACGACCTGACCCAGTAGGGCCGCCGCCTGCCGGCGGTCCCCTAGCCGCCGGCGGCGAAAGCCCCGATCTCCTCCAACAGCTCCCGCGGCTCCTCCAGCCGCACGATCCGCCGCCGGAACTCGTGCGCCCCCGCCCGGCCGCGCGCGTACCAGATCAGATGCTTGCGCATCCTCTGCACGCCGCGGCGGGCGCCATGCTCCTCGATCGCGAGGAGCAGGTGGCGCGCCATCGTCTCGGCCAGTTCCTTGCCTGTGCGCCGCGGGACCTCCCGCCCAGCGAGCAGGGCCGCCGCCTCCCGGAAGATCCACGGGTTCCCGCAGGCGCCGCGGCCGATCATGACGGCCACGCACCCGCTGTCCCCGAGCGCCCGCACGGCCTGGTCGGCGGTCACGAGGTCGCCGTTGCCGGTCACGGGCAGGGCGCCGTCCGCCGCTACGGCTCGCACCGCCGACCAGTCGGCGGCGCCGGTGAAGCCCTGCCGGCCGGTGCGACCGTGCACCGTGACGGCGGCGGCGCCGCACTCCCGGGCGACGCGCGCGATCTCGACGGCGTTGCGCTCGTCGTCGTCCCAGCCGGCGCGGATCTTCGCGAGCACCGGCTTGGTCGCCACCGCGCAGACGGCCTCGAGGATCGCGCGCACCCGCGCCGGCTCGCGCATCAGCGCCACGCCGCACCCCGAGCGCACCACCTTGCGCGCCGGGCAACCGAAGTTGATGTCGATGAAGGGCACTGCCAGCTCGTTGACCTTCAGCGTCGCGGCGCGGAAGTCGTCGGGGCGCCCCCCGAAGAGCTGCACGCCGACGCGCGGCGCCTCCGCGGGCGCCGGGAGAAAGCGCGCGGTCTTGCGGTCGCCACGCGCGAGGCCGGCCGCCGAGATCATCTCGGTGAAAGCGAGGCCCGCGCCGAGTTCGAGGGCGACCGTGCGAAAGGCGCGGTCGGTGACACCGGCCATCGGCGCGAGGAAGAAGGGGCTGGGCAGCGCGACGCCGCAGAACGTGTAGGCCATGGGAGGCAGACAATAGCCGAAATCGACCCGGCACGCCAGCCACCACGGCAACGACAGTTGCCGTGATGCGAGCGCGATTTTTCGTCCTGGCAAGAAGCGCGACGAAGTGGATGCCGAGGCGGCCTTGTGGCCGCCGCAGGCAGACACGAGGAGCGCGACGCCGCCAGGGCGGAAAAGCGCCTCGCAGCACGGCAACTGGGCGCTGGAGTCGGCCTGTAAGCCGAGTTCTGTCCCCCGGCTCATCGCCGGGGTGGCGGTCATTTCTCTAGGACGCCGGTTGCCCGGCGCCTCAAGCGACCGTACCCGCTCCGCCCTGCCTTGCGGCAATCCGGGCGGGCAACCCTCTTCCCCCGGGAGGGGAGAAGGCGGAGCCTATTTGGTCTTGCTCCGGGTGGGGTTTTCCAGGCTCCCCGGTCGCCCGGGGAACCGGTGAGCTCTTACCTCGCCATTTCACCCTTACCCGCGGACCTCGCCCCGCACGAGGCGGGGAGGCCGGG
Protein-coding regions in this window:
- the dusB gene encoding tRNA dihydrouridine synthase DusB; protein product: MAYTFCGVALPSPFFLAPMAGVTDRAFRTVALELGAGLAFTEMISAAGLARGDRKTARFLPAPAEAPRVGVQLFGGRPDDFRAATLKVNELAVPFIDINFGCPARKVVRSGCGVALMREPARVRAILEAVCAVATKPVLAKIRAGWDDDERNAVEIARVARECGAAAVTVHGRTGRQGFTGAADWSAVRAVAADGALPVTGNGDLVTADQAVRALGDSGCVAVMIGRGACGNPWIFREAAALLAGREVPRRTGKELAETMARHLLLAIEEHGARRGVQRMRKHLIWYARGRAGAHEFRRRIVRLEEPRELLEEIGAFAAGG